The Hevea brasiliensis isolate MT/VB/25A 57/8 chromosome 1, ASM3005281v1, whole genome shotgun sequence genome has a window encoding:
- the LOC110649260 gene encoding dof zinc finger protein DOF2.1 isoform X1, whose product MDPSIGQHQEMPSHSLENMLVCSKPHQERKPRPPPEQALKCPRCDSNNTKFCYYNNYSLSQPRYFCKSCRRYWTKGGTLRNVPVGGGCRKNKRSSSSKKFQDHQQLTPNTNPLASLPPLAYDSIDPSLAFGRLQKQSSGQLGFDEHDLSILGNPNNTRCDMLENPSIHTSAATPFLDALRSGFLDAQCSNFQNLYNGYGNRNVGEVENSGVCASGEMMMPYEDMSCAATQAVTVTTMKQELCSGREDENKVLWGFPWQLNGNVIGGDLDPGRETWNGGLGSTWHGLLNSALM is encoded by the exons ATGGATCCTTCAATTGGACAACACCAG GAAATGCCCTCACATTCACTGGAAAACATGCTAGTTTGCTCAAAACCCCATCAAGAGAGGAAACCAAGACCTCCACCAGAACAGGCTCTCAAGTGTCCAAGATGTGATTCCAACAACACCAAATTTTGCTACTACAACAACTACAGCCTTTCTCAGCCAAGGTACTTCTGCAAATCATGCAGGAGGTATTGGACCAAAGGGGGCACACTGAGAAATGTTCCGGTGGGTGGAGGCTGCAGGAAGAACAAAAGATCATCATCATCAAAGAAATTCCAAGATCATCAGCAATTAACTCCTAATACCAACCCACTCGCTAGCCTCCCACCTTTAGCTTATGACTCCATTGACCCCAGTCTTGCCTTTGGTAGGCTCCAAAAGCAGTCTAGtgggcagctagggtttgatgagcaTGATTTGTCTATCTTGGGAAACCCAAACAACACCCGTTGTGATATGCTTGAAAACCCTAGCATTCACACTTCAGCTGCAACTCCTTTTCTTGATGCTCTAAGAAGTGGGTTTCTTGACGCCCAATGCAGCAACTTCCAAAATTTGTACAATGGGTATGGAAATAGGAACGTAGGTGAGGTGGAAAATAGTGGGGTTTGTGCTAGTGGAGAAATGATGATGCCCTACGAAGATATGAGTTGTGCAGCCACACAAGCTGTGACAGTGACAACAATGAAGCAAGAATTGTGCAGTGGTAGAGAAGAtgaaaataaggttttatggggaTTCCCATGGCAGCTCAAtggaaatgtgattggtggggatCTTGATCCAGGAAGAGAAACCTGGAATGGAGGACTTGGTTCAACTTGGCATGGACTTCTTAACAGTGCCCTAATGTAG
- the LOC110649260 gene encoding dof zinc finger protein DOF2.1 isoform X2, producing MPSHSLENMLVCSKPHQERKPRPPPEQALKCPRCDSNNTKFCYYNNYSLSQPRYFCKSCRRYWTKGGTLRNVPVGGGCRKNKRSSSSKKFQDHQQLTPNTNPLASLPPLAYDSIDPSLAFGRLQKQSSGQLGFDEHDLSILGNPNNTRCDMLENPSIHTSAATPFLDALRSGFLDAQCSNFQNLYNGYGNRNVGEVENSGVCASGEMMMPYEDMSCAATQAVTVTTMKQELCSGREDENKVLWGFPWQLNGNVIGGDLDPGRETWNGGLGSTWHGLLNSALM from the coding sequence ATGCCCTCACATTCACTGGAAAACATGCTAGTTTGCTCAAAACCCCATCAAGAGAGGAAACCAAGACCTCCACCAGAACAGGCTCTCAAGTGTCCAAGATGTGATTCCAACAACACCAAATTTTGCTACTACAACAACTACAGCCTTTCTCAGCCAAGGTACTTCTGCAAATCATGCAGGAGGTATTGGACCAAAGGGGGCACACTGAGAAATGTTCCGGTGGGTGGAGGCTGCAGGAAGAACAAAAGATCATCATCATCAAAGAAATTCCAAGATCATCAGCAATTAACTCCTAATACCAACCCACTCGCTAGCCTCCCACCTTTAGCTTATGACTCCATTGACCCCAGTCTTGCCTTTGGTAGGCTCCAAAAGCAGTCTAGtgggcagctagggtttgatgagcaTGATTTGTCTATCTTGGGAAACCCAAACAACACCCGTTGTGATATGCTTGAAAACCCTAGCATTCACACTTCAGCTGCAACTCCTTTTCTTGATGCTCTAAGAAGTGGGTTTCTTGACGCCCAATGCAGCAACTTCCAAAATTTGTACAATGGGTATGGAAATAGGAACGTAGGTGAGGTGGAAAATAGTGGGGTTTGTGCTAGTGGAGAAATGATGATGCCCTACGAAGATATGAGTTGTGCAGCCACACAAGCTGTGACAGTGACAACAATGAAGCAAGAATTGTGCAGTGGTAGAGAAGAtgaaaataaggttttatggggaTTCCCATGGCAGCTCAAtggaaatgtgattggtggggatCTTGATCCAGGAAGAGAAACCTGGAATGGAGGACTTGGTTCAACTTGGCATGGACTTCTTAACAGTGCCCTAATGTAG